One stretch of Falco naumanni isolate bFalNau1 chromosome 7, bFalNau1.pat, whole genome shotgun sequence DNA includes these proteins:
- the L2HGDH gene encoding L-2-hydroxyglutarate dehydrogenase, mitochondrial — PTDRACQPYGEAGPARPRSAPAAAAAQRARRRSPARRVSPPPRWRRRRCGGGREAAGAAVLWRAQRRQRSTFDVAVVGAGIVGLAAARELARRHPALVFAVLEKEREPAHHQSGHNSGVIHSGIYYKPGSLKAKLCVQGAALCYEYCDQKGIPYKQCGKLIVAVEQDEIPRLKALYERGLQNNVRGLKLIGAKEIRAKEPFCRGLMALDSPYTGIVNYKQVAQSYAEDFQEAGGTVLTDFEVTNMEMAKESSSGSEDGLKYPVIVRNSKGEEIYCRHIVTCAGLYSDRLSEISGCSPEPRIVPFRGDYLVLKPEKCYMVKGNIYPVPNPQFPFLGFHFTPRMDGSVWLGPNAVLAFKREGYKLFDFNTGDFLDAVTYSGLWKLVLRNLSYGLSEMYRACFLSAQVKQLQKFIPEVTVNDVLRGPSGVRAQALDSDGNLVDDFVFDGGSGDIGSRILHVRNAPSPAATSSLAIAKMIADEVKQRFEL; from the exons CCCACGGACCGAGCGTGCCAACCGTACGGGGaggccggcccggcccggccccgctccgctccggccgccgccgccgcgcagaGGGCACGGAGGAggagcccggcccggcgcgtGTCTCCACccccaagatggcggcggcggcgctgcggcggcgggcgggaggcggcgggggccgcggtGCTGTGGCGGGCCCAGCGCCGCCAGCGCAG CACTTTCGACGTGGCGGTGGTGGGAGCGGGAATCGTGGGGCTGGCCGCTGCCCGGGAGCTGGCCCGGCGGCACCCCGCGCTCGTCTTCGCCGtgctggagaaggagagggagccAG CTCATCACCAGAGCGGACATAACAGTGGTGTGATTCACAGTGGAATTTACTACAAACCTGGATCTCTGAAAGCTAAGCTGTGTGTGCAGGGTGCAGCCCTCTGCTACGAGTACTGTGACCAGAAGGGAATACCATATAAACAGTGTGGGAAG CTAATTGTAGCCGTTGAACAAGATGAAATTCCAAGACTCAAAGCTCTGTATGAAAGAGGGCTGCAGAACAACGTCCGAGGTCTGAAACTGATTGGAGCAAAAGAAATACGAGCTAAAGAACCCTTCTGCAGG GGTCTGATGGCCCTTGATTCTCCATATACCGGCATTGTGAATTATAAGCAAGTGGCCCAATCCTACGCTGAAGACTTCCAGGAAGCAGGTGGGACAGTCTTGACTGATTTTGAAGTTACAAACATGGAGATGGCTAAAGAAAGTTCTTCAGGAAGTGAAGATG GACTAAAATACCCGGTCATTGTTAGGAACTCAAAG ggtGAGGAAATCTACTGTCGGCACATTGTGACCTGTGCAGGACTTTACTCAGACCGTCTGTCCGAGATCAGTGGCTGCAGCCCTGAACCTCGTATTGTACCCTTCCGTGGAGATTATTTGGtgctaaaaccagaaaagtgcTATATGgttaaaggaaatatttatccG GTTCCCAATCCTCAGTTCCCTTTTCTGGGATTTCACTTCACACCGAGAATGGATGGCAGTGTTTGGCTTGGTCCTAATGCAGTACTAGCCTTTAAGCGAGAGGGCTACAAATTGTTCGACTTCAACACTGGAGACTTTTTAGATGCAGTAACGTACAG tggATTATGGAAGCTTGTGCTGAGAAACTTGTCTTATGGACTGAGTGAAATGTACAGAGCGTGTTTCCTTAGCGCACAGGTGAAGCAACTTCAGAAGTTCATCCCTGAGGTCACTGTGAATGATGTTCTCAg GGGTCCCTCTGGAGTGAGAGCTCAAGCATTGGACAGTGACGGAAATTTGGTAGATGACTTTGTATTCGATGGAGGCAGTGGGGATATTGGAAGCAGAATTCTTCATGTCAGAAATGCCCCTTCTCCTGCCGCTACCTCCTCCCTTGCCATTGCAAAAATGATTGCAGATGAAGTGAAGCAAAGATTTGAACTGTGA